The genomic segment TGAGTGAATTATTTTAGCTGTGCAATTAGTGAACTCTCTGCACCTTTCTCTCACTGCGCCTGTGGAACAATGTCACACATCAGAGCCGGCCAGACGTGAATTTGCCAGGCCTGCTTGTACACGCTCATTAGACTCAAACTCCCTGCGTTAATAGGATAAAAACATCCAGAGCTGAGCGCATCTTAACCAAAAGTAGCTTTAAATACAGAATCTGACAGCCGGACCTGAGCGTGATGCACACGTAGCATAGTCTTTACCACTAACTGCTTCTGTTTCCCTCAGGTGAACCTCTGCGATGTTATACCTGTATGGGCTCTAATAACGACGACTGCAACCGACAAGGCTCTAAGTCCTGTCCTAGTTACTCAGACGCCTGCACGGTGGTGGTGGGCCAAGACAGTGAGTCCAGCAGTGATAGTGTACTAGCCTTTTTTCCACTGTTTATATCTGCACATGggtgtgttagtgtgttttgTAGGGGCTGCTGTCTGCAGACGCGGGGGGTCTGAGGCTTTAAAAGGAATGAAGAGCTTTGCTGCTCAGTCAATATGCCTAATTGTGGCACCATGTGTTCATGGCACCAGGACAATTCATCCTTACAGGATTAAGCTCACTCATTTTCCATATTTAATCCCGTGCAAAGTGAGATTCAAAAAAGTACAATAGCAGTGATGCTAGATAGAAAGCACAAGTGCAAGATCAGCGACACGTATTATTAAATGAGGTGTCACCCAACGTTATTGTTTGACCCAGTTTAGTTAGAAGAAGTTAGATTGTCTAGTGAGTGTAACCCagtgtgactcctgtctgtgtctcttcATCAGGTGGCGTCATGAAATCCTGCTCCTACAAGTCTTTTTGCAGCCACGCCAACAATCAGGGCCACAGAGCCCCAGGGGTCAGAGTTCACTGCTGCTACTCTGACGACTGCAACGTGACCAGCTTCGCCTCGCAGCTCCCACGTCTCAgctatctgctgctgtgtctgcctCTGCTGTTCCACTGCTTCTTCAAGTAGATGGAAAACCCGCAGAAATCCAGCGGTCTCACAAATGCCTACCATTGCTGCTCTCAGTTCCCTGACATAACAATATGATGCCCTACTTTCTGCTGGTTGGCTTTGAGGTGGTAGGTGAGACTGGGTTGGACCGAGCACACACAGGACCATTAAGCAGtagtaatactgtacatatgccATTCCAATGATTTCACTAAGGCGATAAGTAGCGGATCCTAAGACAAGTGCTAAAACAACATGATTCATTATTGTCTTCCTACAAGAAATAGGCAGAGATGTGAATAAAGTCATCGGTTGTTCGACCTGGGTTTGATGCTTTGCACACAGCTTGGGAAAAACTACAGCAAACGTCATTATGGTGAGAAGTGGCAGTGGTGCCATAGCTAGTTGTCTGCCTGTCAGTCACATGTCTTAAGAGCTGTGTGGTTTATTTtagaaggtggtggtggtgggggggacTCCTCTCACTCTCCAAATCCACATAAGGCTTTAACAGTGCACATTTAATACTCTGATGATGATAATCCGCTGCGTTTGAAGCCCTACAGAGTCTACAAGCAGACCCTGAACCCTCTGGGACGGACTGCTTTAAGAGTAGATGCTGCTGAGTTATCTGTGCGTGTCCAGAGGGTGACATTGCAACAAAGTAGTTGGTTTGGATGCACATTAAATACCTGCAGCCACCGGCTTCTTTATACATTTTACATGGACTATAGACATTCTAGCATTAATCACAGTCAAATGTGACTCTGTATACACTCTACATGTACTACATTTTTGTTTATGGGCATGACTTTACAGTTCTGTTGGGTAGTTTCTAAGGAAATACATCCTGCTTGGACAAGATACAGCAGTTTGTGCTGAATGTGCACATGTTCATCCATTAGCAGGGTTCAGGTCAGTCCCAGGTGTCACTGGGAAGAAGGTAGGGCTCACTCTGGACAAAACAGGACATACACAGAGTTTACACCTATgagaaattaaattattatgtGAAGGAAGCACAACTGTGCTGCTCCCTGTACAGATACTGCAGAGTAATAGTTTATcataaatatatgtaaatacaACTGTGAAAATAAACTCCATGTTTCCATGTTGTTTCTGATACAATCTTTGCTTTGTGATGATGCTTTTGAGTCTGACTAAATCGTAACAGCAACATATGAACTTGTGTGATGTGACATGAGTTCAAACCTGCTGATTTGAGGTACAGTAGATCAGTTCAAGAAGATGTAAAACACAtctatgtatatatttttatccCACATTAccacatgaaaaaaaaagctgtaataCCAACATCATTAACTGCATGTTGACCCAATCCCACTGCAAATGGAACAGCTGTGTTagagcagctgttgtcatgcGAAATAATATCAACACATTATGAC from the Betta splendens chromosome 15, fBetSpl5.4, whole genome shotgun sequence genome contains:
- the ly6pge gene encoding lymphocyte antigen 6 family member pge, whose protein sequence is MRAVQRCPLLLLSIVLFAARSEPLRCYTCMGSNNDDCNRQGSKSCPSYSDACTVVVGQDSGVMKSCSYKSFCSHANNQGHRAPGVRVHCCYSDDCNVTSFASQLPRLSYLLLCLPLLFHCFFK